The genomic stretch CAACGGCGGCGGCCACGCCATCACCAATATTGCGCCCGGTATAAACGGCACCGATGCTGTCGATGTGAATCAGCTCAATGCGGCCGTGCAGTCGGCGAGCGCGGGGTGGGGCATCAGCGCGCAGGGCGCACATGGGACGACGGTGTCGCCGGCAAGCCCGACGGGCGCAACGGTCGATCTGAACAACACGGACGGCAACGTTGTCGTGAGCAAGTCGACTACAAGCAACAACGTCAGCTTCAACCTGGCGAACAACGTGAATGTGGCTGGCAGTTTAGCGGTGGGTCCTGCCGCCAGCGGCACAATGATCACGTCGAGCGGCGTCACCACCAATGGCGGCAGCGGCCCGAGCCTCATTGCCACGGGCATCAACGCGGCCAACACGGTCGTCACCAACGTGGCCGCCGGCACTGCTCCGACCGATGCGGTCAATGTCAGCCAACTGAATGGCGTCAAGGCTGCAGCCGGTGCCGGTTGGAACGTCAGTGCCCAGGGCATGAACGCCACCAACGTCGGCACCAACAGCGCAACGGGCAATACCGTCGATCTGAACAGCGGTGATGGCAACATCGTCGTGAGCAAGTCGACGACGAGCAACAACATCAGCTTCAATCTGGCGAACAACGTCAACGTGGCGGGCAGTGTGACGGTGGGCCCGGCAGCCAGCGGTACGAGCATCACGTCGACGGGTGTGACGACCAACGGTGGCGCCGGCCCCAGCTTGACCATCACGGGCATCAACGCGGCCAATACCGCAATTTCGAACGTGGCCAAGGGGCAGGTGTCCGCCACCAGCACGGACGCCGTCAACGGATCCCAGCTCTACGCAACGAACCAGACGGTCAGCAATCTCGTCAATTCCGTGACAAACGGCGGCGTGGGGCCCGTTCAATACAGCACGCCGTCGTCGCCCACCACGCCGAATGGCGGTAAGCCCTCGCAAGATCTGACGCTAGTTGGGGCGACTGCCGGTCCGGTGACGCTGCACAACGTGGCTCCCGGCGTGGCGCAAACCGATGCCGTGAATGTGGGGCAGCTCAGTGGCGCGGTGGCAGGCCTGGGCGGTGGCGCCTCCGTCAACCCGTCTACCGGCGCGGTGACGGGGCCGACGTATACCGTCAGCAACGCCAACGGCACAACGTCCACGGTCAATAACGTGGGCGCGGCGCTGGACGCGATCAACAGCACGGGCATCAAGTACTTCCACGCCAACAGCACGGCGCCGGACAGCCAGGCGTTGGGCCTGGACAGCGTGGCGATCGGTCCCAACGCCGTCGCCAATCATGCCGGCGACATCGCCTTGGGTGCTAGCAGCGTGACGACATCGACGATCGCCACGCCTTCCGCCGCCATCAACGGCACGCTCTACACGTTTGCCGGCGGCGCGCCGGTCAGTACCGTCAGCGTGGGTACGCCGGGCGCAGAGCGCACCATCACGAATGTGGCCGCTGGCCGCATCAGCGCAAGCAGCACGGACGCGATCAACGGCTCGCAACTTAATGCAGCCGATGTGGCCATCACCGCATTGAGCGACAAGGTCAACAGCCTGGGGGCGACGGTGGCCACCAACCTCGGCGGCGGGTCGAGCTACAACTCGTCGACCGGCGCGGTGACATCGCCAACATTCGGCAACGGAAGCAATGGCGGCGGCAGCTCGCTCGGCAACAACGTGGGCGCCGGGAACGGGCCTGCGGTCACTGTGTCGGCGGGCCTGCAGGCGGCTGCCAACACCTGGATCACCGGCAACCCCGTCACGTACACGGCACCTCTGGCCACCGGAGCGAATAGCACCGCAGCCGGCAGCGGTGCGGTGAGCACGGGCAGCAACTCGGTCGCGCTGGGCAACAACTCCAGCGACGGCGGGCGTGCAAACGTGGTCAGCGTTGGTGCGGCTGGCGGCGAGCGACAGATCACCAACGTTGCCGCCGGCACGCAAGGCACGGATGCGGTCAACGTCAGCCAGCTCAACTCCGCGATCGGCCAGTCGAACGCCAACATGACGCAGCAGCTCAATGGCTTGCAGCAAAGCGTGAACAACGTCGCGCGCACCGCCTATGCCGGGGTTGCGGCGGCAACTGCGCTCACGATGATCCCCGACGTCGACAAGGACAAGACCCTGTCGCTCGGCATCGGCGCGGGCTTCTATCACGGCTATCAGGCTGTGGCCATCGGCGGCACGGCACGCATGACCGAGAACATCAAGGTTCGCGCAGGTGTCAGCACGAGCCCCGGCAATGGCACAACGTTCGGCATGGGCGCTTCGATGCAGTGGTAAGCCGCTCGCCCAACCCAGAACGCCCTACCACCTACCCATCATGATGAAATCCGCTCTCTGGGCACTGGCGTTTGCCGTGCCGCTGGCCGCCTGCTCAAGCGCGTCAGGTCCCACCTTCAATGCTTATCAGATCAACCCGCAAGACGGTGTGGCGACGTATCGCGTCGAATGCCACGGCCTGCTCCAGGGGCAAGGCGTCTGCACTGACAAGGCCAAGGAGATCTGCGCCGACCAAGTTGTACGCCCGATCGAACCAGTAACGCCTTTCGGCCGCAGCACGGACGTTCGTACCTTGACCTTCCAATGCGGGCCGGCACCTGCCAAGCCCGTAACGGCCCTGCCTCCGAAAACGAAGCCGGCGCCCGCCCCGGTGCCAGCCGCAGTCGTCAAACTGGATCTGAGCGGTGACGCCAACTTCGATACCGGCAAGGCAACGCTCACCGCTGCCGCCAAGCGCAAGCTGGATCAACTCGTCGGAGATAGCCGCGGCATTGTGTTCAGGCATGGCGATATCAGCGGCTACACGGATTCGCGCGCATCGGCGGCATATAACCTTGCGCTGTCCCAGCAACGCGCGGATAGCGTGGCCGGCTACCTGCGGAGTCAAGGTCTGCAGTGCGACGACCTGACGGTACGCGGCTTCGGCAAGGACAACCCCGCCGCCTCGAACGCTACGGCTGCGGGGCGGGCAATGAATCGCCGCGTCGAGATTCGTCTGAGCCGGTCTTGACCGATGGTGTCAGCCAAAACAAAAACGGCGCCGATGCGCCGTTTTTCTATGCCTTCGCGGGATAGCCGAACATTCGGCGGCGGCGGTCAGCCGAGGTACGAACCGGACTTGCCGACCACTTCGGCGTAGGCGAGGTTGTCATCCCAACCGTTGCGGAAAAAATTGATGACTGCGCGCAGCAGCGACGTACGGTTGCTGGCCTGAACCTCGATGTCGCCGGCGAACTTGGGGGTGAAATAGGCTTGCTGGACCATGGTGTTTTCTCTCAGTGTGTTATCTAGGGTTTTCCCGAGTATAGGGTTATCCCTAGGGTAGGGCAATGAGGCAAAGCGAACCTCTGGTCCATTCTCAATATCACTCAAGGTGAATAATCCGGCGCCGGCCGGTGACACTGCGACTGTCCACGCGGCGGGGCGCGTTCGATGTGCCCTCTACTACTCATTTTTCTCCGGCGGAAAAGTTTTTTTAGCGACACGTTCCGCGCAGGAGGTGGAAAATCGAGCGAAGAAGTGCGCTTCTTCCTTCTTTGTTCTTCTATGTGGGCGCAATTTCCTCCATCGTGCGCACTTGTTGTTTGATCCACATGCCCTCTACCATACGCCGCCGAATCCCCCGCTTCTGCTTGTGTTTCGAGGAGGCCTTGTATGGCGTATCCCCCAATTCCGGTGCCGGTCGACGGCGCGCCCAGCGCCAACACGGCGTGGCAGGCGCGCAGCCGCGCGGCCGTGTGGCATCCGTGCACCCAAAATGCACGGCTCGATGCCATGCCGCCGCTGCCGATTGCCCGCGGCCAGGGGCCGTGGCTGATCGACTTTGACGGCAATCGCTACCTGGACGGCACCAGCTCCTGGTGGGTCAATCTCTTCGGGCATGCGAATCCGCACATCAACGCGGCGCTGAAGACGCAGCTCGATTCACTGGAGCACGTCATGCTGGCGGGTGCAACGCACCGCCCGGCAGTGGAGTTGGCCGAGCGCCTGATCGAGCTGACGGGCGGCGTGCTGGGCCACAGCTTCTTCGGCTCCGACGGCGCTTCTGCCGTGGAAATCGCGCTCAAGATGAGCTTTCACGCGCATCGCAATGCAGGGCAGGGCGCACGCAGCCGATTTGTCTGCCTGGAACACGGCTATCACGGTGAAACGCTTGGCGCACTGGGTGTGACCGATGTGGCGATCTTCCGCGATGCGTATGACCCGCTGATTCTGCAATCTCACCGGGTGCCATCGCCGGACGCGCGTCTGGCCGGCCCGGGCGAAACTGCCGCCGACGTGGCAGAACGCGCGCTGGCGGCACTGCGCGATTGCCTGAGCACCCACGCCGGCACGATCGCCGCCGTCATCATCGAGCCGCTGGTGCAGTGCGCCGCCGGCATGGCCATGCACGACGTGAGCTATCTGCGCGGCGTGCGCGCACTGTGCGATGAGTTTGGCGTGCATTGGATTGCCGATGAAATTGCCGTCGGCTGCGGCCGCACCGGTACATTCTTCGCGTGCGAGCAGGCTGGCGTGTGGCCGGATCTGCTGTGCCTGTCGAAGGGCATCAGCGGCGGTTATCTGCCGCTGTCGATCGTGCTGTCGCGCGATGCCATCTACGACGCCTTCAACGACGATGCGCCGGTGCGCAGCTTCCTCCATTCGCATTCGTATACGGGCAATCCGCTGGCCTGCCGTGCGGCGCTGGCCACGCTCGATCTGTTTGCTGAAGAAGACGTCTTTGCGCGCAATCGCGTGACCGCGGCGCGCATCGCCCAGGGCCTGGCGCCGCTGTCGCACGATGCGCGTTTTGCCCATCTGCGGCAGACGGGAATGATCACGGCGTTCGACGTGCACCCCGACGTGGCCGGTGCCCGCTTTGCCGAACGCTTTGCGCTGACGGCGCGCACGCATGGGCTGCTGCTGCGCCCGATCGGCCACACTGTGTATCTGCTGCCGCCTTATGTGCTGAGCGACGAAGAGGCCGACACGCTGGTCGAACGCACGCTGCAGACGCTTGAAGACACGCTGGCCCAAGCGACGGGCGAAACAGAAGGACACACTTATGCGATTGCTTGACGACCTGCAGGCGGGCCTCGACGCCATCGACGCCGCGCACCTGCGCCGTGTGCGCCGCACCGCGTACAGCCCGACCGACCGCAGCCAGCGCATCAGCGTGCCCGGTGAAGCGCCGCGCGACATTCTGGGCTTTTGCGGCAACGACTATCTCGGCCTGGCAGCCCATCCCGCCTTGGCCGAGGCGATGACGCGCGGCACACAGCAATATGGCTTCGGCAGCGGTGCGTCGCATCTGGTCAGCGGCCATTCGATCGCGCACGCGCGGCTGGAAGCACGGATGGCTGCAGTGCAAGCCGAACACATTCCCGAGGCAGATGCGCTGTTCTTCTGCACCGGCTACATGGCCAATCTGGCCGTGGTGAGCGCCATGGCGCAGGCTGGCGGCATCCGCCCGGCCGACGAATGCACGATTTTTTCCGATGCGCTGAACCACGCCTCGCTCATCGACGGAGCGCGACTGTCGCGGGCGCCCGTCAAGGTCTATCCGCACGTCGACGTTGCCGCGCTGGAGGCGCTTCTGGCCGCCAGCACCAGCCGCAACAAGCTGATCGTCACGGATGGTGTGTTCAGCATGGATGGCGACATTGCGCCGCTGCCCGAACTGCTTGCGCTGGCCGAACGCTACGATGCCTGGCTGATCGTGGACGACGCGCACGGCCTGGGCGTGCTCGGCGAGAACGGCGCAGGTGTGCTGTCGCACTTCGGGCTGCGCTCACAGCGCCTCATCTATGTCGGCACGTTCGGCAAGGCTGCGGGCGGATCGGGCGCCGCCATCGTGGCGCATCGACTTGTGATCGACTGGCTGGTCCAGCGCGCACGCACGTACATCTTCACAACCGCCGCGCCGCCGGGCATTGCGTGTGCGGTGGAAGCAGCATTGGACCTGATCGCAAGCGAGGAGGGGGATGAACGCTGCGCCCGCCTCGATCGCCACATCGCCGTGTGGAGTGCGCATGCCCAGCGCCTGGCTGCGCGCTTCGGCTGGCAATGGATGCCATCGCAAACGGCCATCCAACCGATCGTGATCGGCGAGAACGCACCCGCATTGGCGCTGGCCGCCGCGCTCGAACGCGAAGGCATCCGCATCGCTGCGATTCGTCCACCGACGGTGCCGGCAGGAACGGCCCGCTTGCGCATCACGCTGTCAGCGGCACATACCGATGCCGACATCGAGCGCCTGGCGCAGGCGCTGGAAGCGGCCGGCCAATCCCTGCAGCCAGCCAAGGCAGCCTGACATGTCCGCACGTTTCGATTGCTTTGTCACCGGCACGGACACGGAAATCGGCAAGACGTTCGTCAGCGCCGCCCTGCTGACCAAGCTCTCCGACGCCGGCTACCGTGCCGCGGGCCTCAAGCCGATCGCCGCAGGCAGGCTGGCGGGCGCGCCCACGCGCACCAACGAAGATGTTGAGCAACTGCGTGCCGCCGCGTCAGTCGATCTGCCGCTCGACACCGTTTGTCCATGGTTGCTCGACGCGCCGATGTCTCCGCATCTGGCTGCGGCGCGCGAAGGCGTGACGATCACGCTGCCACCGATTCTCGATGCGTTCGCACACGCAAGATCATTGGCGGATGCCGTTGTGGTGGAGGGCGTTGGAGGTTTCCGCGTGCCGCTGTCGGACGACTTCGACACGACCGAGATGGCCGTGGCATTGGGCTTGCCGGTGGTCCTGGTTGTCGGGCTGCGCCTGGGCTGCTTGAACCATGCCGCGCTCACCGCTGAAGCGATTGCCGCACGTGGCCTGCACCTGGCCGGCTGGGTCGGCAACGTGGTCGACGCGTCCATGGCTGGGCTTGACGACAACGTTGCGACGCTGTGCCGCTGGATCAACGCACCGCATCTGGGCACGATCCCGCGGTTGCCGCACGCCGATGCGCGGCGCGCAGCAGCCCACATCGATATCGCACCGCTGCTTGCGCGTTGAACTGGAGTGCAGCGGTAAACTACCGCCTTGACTTAGTTTGGCGAGGGCGGTTGTCATGCGCGCAATGCGTTGGCTGACAGTAGCGATTGTGGTGGCGGCGACGGCGGGATGTGCGGCATTGGAGTCCCCCGTCAGCAAGGGACAGCGACTGGTTGGCGCGGACGGGCCCGCTGTTCAGGCGCAGTTCGGCCCGCCGCGCGAAACCTACCCGCTCGATGGCGGCACCCGTTGGCTCTATCCGACCAAACCGTACGGGCAGTTCACCTACGCGGCGGACTTTGACGCCAGCGGCAAGGTGGTCGCCTTCAAGCAGGTGCTGAGCAGCCTCGAATTTGCCCAGGCCAAGATCGGCGTCTGGACGCGGGACGACGTGCTGCGACATTTCGGCCAGCCGGTCGAAACTGCGTATTTCCCGCGCATGGAACGGCTGGTCTGGTCGTACCGCTTCAAGGCGGACGACGTCTGGCCGTCGCTGATGCATTTCTACTTCGACCCCGCGGGCGTCCTGCAACTTACACAGATCACGCCCGACCCGCTTTACGATCCGGACCGCCCGCGACTGTTCCGCCGATAGTTGGCCAACAGGTGGCCGACAGTTGAGGCAGCGCAATCCGATTGTGCGCTCAGGGTTCCTCCTGCATTGCACGTGTTGTGGGGCGACCTAAGCTAGAGAGCAGGGGAGGCAGACGCCGCCGGCGCTTGCCGAGAGCAACCGTCATCAGAACGGGCGCGCATTGTTGGGGGTGCATCATGCTGACGCATCGCTGGGTCGACATCGACCCGATCGCAGCGGGTCAACATCCGCTGTATGGCATTGCCGGATGGCTGCCGTGGGTACTGGCTATTGCCATCGCAGGGCCAACGTGGGTGTTCTGGCAGGGGCTGACGATGGATGCGCTGCAACTGGCCGGCGCCGATCTGTTCGATGCCAACGCGCCGGGGAGTGGGGCGATCAACCTGACCACGCTGCTGTATCTGATTTCCAGCGTGACGGTGCTGGTGCTGGCCACCACGCACGACAGCGCATTCCGCCCGGCCATGCTCGTGCACATGGCGCTGCTGCCGCCGCTGATTGGCCTGATGCTCATGGCGGGCGGCATTCCAGGAGCGCGCTCCACCTTCATCGACGGCGTGGCCGTTGCCGTGGCACTGACGCTGACGTGCGGCGTCTACCTGCAGGTCTCGCGCCGCGTGCACATCACCTTCGAACTCCGCGACCGGGCGCCTGGCGAGCACGCCTGGTCCAAGCGTCAGAAACGGGCCGCGGCGGGTTGACGAAAGTGACCATCACGTAGCTCACGCCAATACGTCAAATGAGCCCGCAGGCCCGCTCGCAACGAGATAGTTTCCGCCGATATTCAGTCGATCAGCGCAAAGCGTCGCACCTGCCGGCCGTCGACCTCGACCATCTCATGGAACATCGTCGATGGGCGTGTCCAGATCGTGCCGTTGGCGGCGCGATAGACCGTCATCTTGATGGCGGGATCGGGTTCGTACGTGGCCTCGCACAGCCATTCGTATTCGCCGCCCTTGTAGTGGCGGTAGCGGCGCGTTGACGAGTCTTGCATGGCGGGTTCAGTGTTGCGTTGGCTTGTCTTCTTCGTCGACGTAGGGCACGTGCTTGCCCTCCTGCGTCTGCGCGCCGAGCTTGGCGTCTTCCATGGCGTCCTGGTACGCCAGCATGGCGGCAGCCACGGCCTCTGGCTCGCCATTGAACGAAATTACGCTCTCGCCGCAGTTCGGGCATTCGCCGCCGAAGATGGCGTGGATGCCGGGCATGTCGCGCGGCTCCATCCCTTCGAATTCGGTAAAGGCGGTCTGGCAGGCGCCGCAGACCAATTTTTCAGGGCGCAGCGCCTCCAGCCGGGCGTGCGCCTGAGAAATGCGGTCGGCCTGTGAGCCGCGTCGTTTGGCTTCGCCCATGATGTTCTTCCTGATTTCAAATGATTGGAGGTTGGATCATACCGAACGGCACAGCACGCCTGACACTTCGCCTGACCCGATCAGCGCTCCGCCAACCGTTTCAGTGCGGCCAGCACGTCAGGAAAATCTGAAGTGACCATGGGCCCGAACGTGGCGGCATCCGGCCCCGTGATTTCGGTGCGATAGACGATCTTCGTGCCGCCGGAGGGCAGGCTGACGAGCTGATGATCGACCAGAACGCGCGTGCCATCGACGACCGTCTCGTCGACAAAGCCTTCATGGGGACGCACGTTGACCAGCGTGCTGACAAACGCATCTTGCCCCGGCGGCTGCATGGTGAACTGCGTGCCGTCGGCAAACGGCCCGTGAAGCTCGATGCGCTCGATGCCCGCATTCCAGTCGCTCCATTTCTCAACGTTGGCGAACAGTTCCCAGATGCGGGCGGGGGAAGCGGTCGTTTCAATGCTCTCTTCATGAATCCACATAAGCGGCTCCGATTCTTTTCGATGTGTGGGCGGGCAACGGTGCATGGCAGCGCTGCCTCGGCATAGATTGCGGCGGATCGGGCTGCAAGGTACAGGCACGCGGTAACAGTCGGCAACTGTCGAACCCGGGCCACCGGGCAACGCCGGTGAAGGACCTGAAGATTCAGAATGGTCGGGCCCGCTCAAGGCGGGCACCAAGATCAAGAACACATTCAGCAGGTGGCGGGCGACCATCCGGTCGACGGCAAGGCCGATGGCGTGTGCTGTCTGCGCAAGCAGGAGTTTTTGAAGAAGGTTTAGCGGGGTGCGTTGGACCGGGAACGGCGGATGGTTGATCCTTTATTTAACATAATGCAAATTATGAGAAATATAGAGGCGCACGCTGAGGTAGCGGTGCCCATCACCCGATCAACCCAGCGGCGCGCATTCGGCAATTCACTCTGCCATCGCCGGCACCACCTCGACGCGTTTCGGCACGCCCGTGACGATGGTCGCGACGGCAATCGCCAGCACCACGGCGGCGCCGATGAACACACCGGCCGCGCCGTTCGCGTCGAACACCACGCCGCCGGCTGCTGCACCGGTCGCAATCGCGAGCTGCACGGCAGCGACAATCAGGCCGCCCGCGCTTTCGGCTTCGTCGGGCACGGTGCGTGTCACCCATGTCGACCAGGCCACCGGCACGCCGCCAAACGCCATGCCCCACAGTGCGATCAGCACTGCGTCGATGACCGGTGCGCGGCCCAGCGCCACAAGTGCGATGCCAAGCACAACCATCAGCGCGGGCATTGCGATCAACATTGGGCGCAGCCGGTGTTCCAGTACGCGGCCGGCCAACGATGTACCGACGAAGTTGGCAATGCCGTAGCCCAGCAGGATCGCCGACAGCCCGTTCACGCCAACGCCCGCCACCTGCTCCAGGAACGGCCGCAGGTACGTGAAGAACGCAAAGTGGCCGGTGAACACGAGGATCGTCGCGAACATCCCGATGCCGACGCTCGGGCGGCGCAGCACGTCGATCAGCGTGCGCAGGCGCGTCGTGCCGCTTGGCGCCATCGATGGCAGCGTGGCGACTTGCGATACGAACGCCAGCACCCCGAGCGCGGCCGCAGCAAGGAACACATTGCGCCAGCCGATCAGGTGGCCGAAATAGCTGCCCAGCGGCGCGGCGGCAATCGTGGCGACGGCCACGCCGCTGAAGATGATCGACAGCGCCCGCGGCACCAACGCCGGTGGCACGAGTCGCATTGCGGTGGCGGTGGCCATGGTCCAGAAGCCGCCCAGCGCAATACCAAGCACCACACGGCCGATCAGGATCGTCGTGAGGTCGGTTGCAAACGCCACGGCAAGATTGGATGCCACGAGCAGCACCGAGAATGCGAGCAGCACGCGCCGCCGGTCGATGGCGCGCGTGACGGCGGCGGTCAGCAAGCTGGTGACCAGGGCAACGGTTGCAGTGGCCGTGACGGCCTGTCCTGCCACGCCTTCTGTTACGCCAAGGCTTTCCGCCATGGGCGTCAGCAGGCTTGCTGGCAGGAATTCGGCCGTGACGAGCCCGAACACCCCCAGCGCCATCGCGAAGACAGCGCCCCAGGCGGGTTCACGCGGCGCCTCGACTGAGGCGGCTGTGGAGGTTGCGGGATTCATGCGTCAGTCCGTAGAAAAGCATCAGGGAAACTACCGATAAGGTCGCATGGTAGGGTCTGATAGCCGGACGGTCTATGGCATACAATCCGGTCTTGTTGATCAATCGTCCGGATCTGAGATGCCCTCTTCTCTGTCATCTGCCCTGCCCGACGTGCACGACCTTGTCAGCGAGCTGTTGCTTGGCATGCGGCTGAGCGGCGTCCAGTACCGCCGTATCCATGTGGCGCGGCCCTTCGGGCTGAGCTTTGGCAAGGCGCCGGGGCGTGCGCAGTTTCACTTCGTTGGTCGCGGGCCGGTGTTGCTGCGCGACGCGTCGGGGGCGACGATGCGGCTCGAAGCGGGCGATGCGGTGTTGCTGCCGCAGGGAACGCCGCATGCGCTGTTGTCCGATCCGGATGCGCCATGCCGCGAGATCGCCGGTTTTGAAGCCGCGAAGATCTGCGACACGGTGGCGTCGGTGGGTGCCGGTACGGAGGCGGCACCGGGCGATGCGCTCATTTTCAGCGCCTGCATGGAGCTGGATCTGGGCGGCATGCAGCCCCTGGTGGGCACAATGCCGGAGTTCATGCATGTCGGCACCCTGCTCGCGCGCTATCCGGAAATCCGCCCGATGCTCGACGCGATGGAGCGCGAATCGTGCTCCGAGCGCGCAGGTTTTGCCGGCATCCTCGCGCGGCTGGCGGACGTGGTGGCCGCCTTCATCGTGCGCGGCTGGGTGGAATGCGGCTGCGGCGACGCCACGGGCTGGGTGCAGGCCCTGCGCGAGCCGAAACTCGGTCGCGCGATCGTCGCGCTGCATCGTGACCCGGGCCGCAACTGGAGCGTCGCGGAGCTGGCAGCGCAAGCCGGCGTCTCGCGTTCGGTGTTTGCCGAGCGCTTCCTGGCTGCCACCGGAATGACGCCCGTGCGCTATCTGACCGAGCTGCGGATGCGGCTCGCCGCGCAATGGATCACGCGCGACCGCGAGACGATCGAAGCCGTCGCATACCGGCTCGGCTACGGGTCGCTCGCCGCGTTCAGCCGCGCATTCAAGCGCGTGGTCGGGCGTCCGCCGGGTGCCATGCGTGCGGAAGGCGCCGAACTTGACGCGTGATGTTCAGCGCTGGCGATAGATCTGTGCTGCGCGCGTCGATTGCGTCGG from Ralstonia pickettii encodes the following:
- the bioF gene encoding 8-amino-7-oxononanoate synthase; its protein translation is MRLLDDLQAGLDAIDAAHLRRVRRTAYSPTDRSQRISVPGEAPRDILGFCGNDYLGLAAHPALAEAMTRGTQQYGFGSGASHLVSGHSIAHARLEARMAAVQAEHIPEADALFFCTGYMANLAVVSAMAQAGGIRPADECTIFSDALNHASLIDGARLSRAPVKVYPHVDVAALEALLAASTSRNKLIVTDGVFSMDGDIAPLPELLALAERYDAWLIVDDAHGLGVLGENGAGVLSHFGLRSQRLIYVGTFGKAAGGSGAAIVAHRLVIDWLVQRARTYIFTTAAPPGIACAVEAALDLIASEEGDERCARLDRHIAVWSAHAQRLAARFGWQWMPSQTAIQPIVIGENAPALALAAALEREGIRIAAIRPPTVPAGTARLRITLSAAHTDADIERLAQALEAAGQSLQPAKAA
- a CDS encoding DUF1653 domain-containing protein, coding for MQDSSTRRYRHYKGGEYEWLCEATYEPDPAIKMTVYRAANGTIWTRPSTMFHEMVEVDGRQVRRFALID
- a CDS encoding SRPBCC family protein, whose product is MWIHEESIETTASPARIWELFANVEKWSDWNAGIERIELHGPFADGTQFTMQPPGQDAFVSTLVNVRPHEGFVDETVVDGTRVLVDHQLVSLPSGGTKIVYRTEITGPDAATFGPMVTSDFPDVLAALKRLAER
- a CDS encoding OmpA family protein, which codes for MMKSALWALAFAVPLAACSSASGPTFNAYQINPQDGVATYRVECHGLLQGQGVCTDKAKEICADQVVRPIEPVTPFGRSTDVRTLTFQCGPAPAKPVTALPPKTKPAPAPVPAAVVKLDLSGDANFDTGKATLTAAAKRKLDQLVGDSRGIVFRHGDISGYTDSRASAAYNLALSQQRADSVAGYLRSQGLQCDDLTVRGFGKDNPAASNATAAGRAMNRRVEIRLSRS
- a CDS encoding AraC family transcriptional regulator → MPSSLSSALPDVHDLVSELLLGMRLSGVQYRRIHVARPFGLSFGKAPGRAQFHFVGRGPVLLRDASGATMRLEAGDAVLLPQGTPHALLSDPDAPCREIAGFEAAKICDTVASVGAGTEAAPGDALIFSACMELDLGGMQPLVGTMPEFMHVGTLLARYPEIRPMLDAMERESCSERAGFAGILARLADVVAAFIVRGWVECGCGDATGWVQALREPKLGRAIVALHRDPGRNWSVAELAAQAGVSRSVFAERFLAATGMTPVRYLTELRMRLAAQWITRDRETIEAVAYRLGYGSLAAFSRAFKRVVGRPPGAMRAEGAELDA
- the bioD gene encoding dethiobiotin synthase, giving the protein MSARFDCFVTGTDTEIGKTFVSAALLTKLSDAGYRAAGLKPIAAGRLAGAPTRTNEDVEQLRAAASVDLPLDTVCPWLLDAPMSPHLAAAREGVTITLPPILDAFAHARSLADAVVVEGVGGFRVPLSDDFDTTEMAVALGLPVVLVVGLRLGCLNHAALTAEAIAARGLHLAGWVGNVVDASMAGLDDNVATLCRWINAPHLGTIPRLPHADARRAAAHIDIAPLLAR
- a CDS encoding MFS transporter, which codes for MNPATSTAASVEAPREPAWGAVFAMALGVFGLVTAEFLPASLLTPMAESLGVTEGVAGQAVTATATVALVTSLLTAAVTRAIDRRRVLLAFSVLLVASNLAVAFATDLTTILIGRVVLGIALGGFWTMATATAMRLVPPALVPRALSIIFSGVAVATIAAAPLGSYFGHLIGWRNVFLAAAALGVLAFVSQVATLPSMAPSGTTRLRTLIDVLRRPSVGIGMFATILVFTGHFAFFTYLRPFLEQVAGVGVNGLSAILLGYGIANFVGTSLAGRVLEHRLRPMLIAMPALMVVLGIALVALGRAPVIDAVLIALWGMAFGGVPVAWSTWVTRTVPDEAESAGGLIVAAVQLAIATGAAAGGVVFDANGAAGVFIGAAVVLAIAVATIVTGVPKRVEVVPAMAE
- the bioA gene encoding adenosylmethionine--8-amino-7-oxononanoate transaminase; protein product: MAYPPIPVPVDGAPSANTAWQARSRAAVWHPCTQNARLDAMPPLPIARGQGPWLIDFDGNRYLDGTSSWWVNLFGHANPHINAALKTQLDSLEHVMLAGATHRPAVELAERLIELTGGVLGHSFFGSDGASAVEIALKMSFHAHRNAGQGARSRFVCLEHGYHGETLGALGVTDVAIFRDAYDPLILQSHRVPSPDARLAGPGETAADVAERALAALRDCLSTHAGTIAAVIIEPLVQCAAGMAMHDVSYLRGVRALCDEFGVHWIADEIAVGCGRTGTFFACEQAGVWPDLLCLSKGISGGYLPLSIVLSRDAIYDAFNDDAPVRSFLHSHSYTGNPLACRAALATLDLFAEEDVFARNRVTAARIAQGLAPLSHDARFAHLRQTGMITAFDVHPDVAGARFAERFALTARTHGLLLRPIGHTVYLLPPYVLSDEEADTLVERTLQTLEDTLAQATGETEGHTYAIA